The nucleotide sequence TATCCACATTACGTTCCCAACATTCAAAAGTGGTTTCTCTTTTTTCCTTATTGAATTTAATGATTCCGTATCCAGCGGCTCTTCCTTTTAACAAATCTTCTCTTGGTGTATTGTCCTTATGCGTAGGATTTGCCACGGCGTGAACTGTCATTTTGTTATGGAAAGCATCTTCGTATTCCCCTGTATAATCTGGCATTCCTTTGATATGATTCTTTCCTTTTTCTTCAGGATTCCACCAACGCATCCAAAAATTGGCAGCAGCCGGTACTGCAAAAGAATAGCCTGCATTATTCCAGTCTTCAATACCATGTTGTACGACTGAACCTAGATGTTGGTCACCTGCTATCATACAGGAATAACTTTTTCTAATCACACTCAAAGCTTTGTTTCTCCCTGCTTGTGGCCAGCCATTGGAATCGGTACTGTATCCTTGTTTTTTATCAATTGTAGGTGAATGAGTAGCTAAATTCGTAAAGATGGTTTGTGACAAAACGGCTTTCATCTCGGCATCTTTCCACTTAGTAGTCCAGTCTTCCAGAAAATCTAGCTGTCTTTGGCCTAACAAACTTGCACCTTCAACGTTCATATCTCTAGTATCAGAATAGTGTTTTTTTTCTAAAACTCTTTTGGGTCCCGATTTGAATTTTCGATCTTCAATGATGGCAAAACTAATGCCTCCCCAAGTCATTTGGGTATAATAAACTCCTATTCCTTGCTCAATAGGTGTTGGGTCGTAAGGGTCTGGCAAATGGCTGGTTTGCGCTCTTTCAACTTCTTTTATATAGGAAACAGGCATATAATAACCGCCTTCGTCCCCATCGCGAGTGGCAGATTTTCTTCCGCCATCACCCCAAATATTTCCTTGACCCACATCATGATCATCAACCATACAAATAGTTGGTGTATTGCGAATGATGTCTCCAAAAGATTCTCCAAACTTTAACCAATATTTATAATGTTCGCTATGGTCATACGCCTGATCTCCTGAGAAGAATAGTACATCTGGTTTTAATTTTTTTAAATTATCTACAATATCAGTAGCAGGAATTTGCCCGCCATGTCTTTCATACAATGACCAACAGGAAAAAGCAGCCATTGTAATCTCCTTTTTATGGATTGGATTTTTTTGAATTGTTCCTTCATAAAAAGCTTTGTTATTGTGTACAACACGGTAAGTTGCCTCCTGAGAATCATCCCATTTTTCGATTCTGAAATGAGCAGTATATCCAGGATATTCAATTTCTGATTCCTGAACGGTTTCCCAATCTGCTCCTTTTTTTATTTGGAGTACCGCTCTAAAAGGTTCGTAATCCTTGATAGGATAAAACTG is from Flavobacterium sp. NG2 and encodes:
- a CDS encoding alkaline phosphatase D family protein; the encoded protein is MKKIIVFVFIILSYFSFAQKKNVLEITRNQTPSDRICFALYTVHNNIVKLTAQFYPIKDYEPFRAVLQIKKGADWETVQESEIEYPGYTAHFRIEKWDDSQEATYRVVHNNKAFYEGTIQKNPIHKKEITMAAFSCWSLYERHGGQIPATDIVDNLKKLKPDVLFFSGDQAYDHSEHYKYWLKFGESFGDIIRNTPTICMVDDHDVGQGNIWGDGGRKSATRDGDEGGYYMPVSYIKEVERAQTSHLPDPYDPTPIEQGIGVYYTQMTWGGISFAIIEDRKFKSGPKRVLEKKHYSDTRDMNVEGASLLGQRQLDFLEDWTTKWKDAEMKAVLSQTIFTNLATHSPTIDKKQGYSTDSNGWPQAGRNKALSVIRKSYSCMIAGDQHLGSVVQHGIEDWNNAGYSFAVPAAANFWMRWWNPEEKGKNHIKGMPDYTGEYEDAFHNKMTVHAVANPTHKDNTPREDLLKGRAAGYGIIKFNKEKRETTFECWERNVDMFAPGSKPYNGWPVTFSQLDNFKIKDGFELPIIKINQANQVVTVRNYYTSEVILSLRIKGNQFQPKVMQSGKYTIEVGEGKNIKRFYEIDAVKKNKEVLQVSL